The window CCGAAAAATTCGACATTACGGCGATGCTGCGCATGCATGCGCGCCTTGTCGGCTTTACCGATACCGAGCAGCGTGTATAAATCCCACCCTATCTTTCGTCTGCGGTCGATGTACGGCGGCATCCACTGGCGCGGATAGTATGGATATTCTTCCGCATAGCGTTCGGCCGCATCCGGTGCATTGAATGCGGCGACCAGCGCATCGATCACGCGGCGCTGGGTTTCGCCGGTCGCCACGTACACCTTCCACGGCTGGGTGTTGGAGCCGGACGGCGCTCGCCCCGCCATATCGAGTATCGATGTCACGGTCGACTTCTCGACCGGAGTGGAGTGGAAGGCGCGCACCGAACGGCGGCCGGCTATCAGTTCAGACGCCGTTTGCAGACGACTGACGGCGTCGGCTTCACTCATGCTTGAAGTCCGGCTTGCGCTTTTCGAGGAATGCTGTCATGCCTTCCTTCTGATCGAGCGTGCCGAACAACGCGTGGAAGGTTCTGCGCTCGAACAGCACGCCTTCGTTCAGCGTCGATTCGTAGGCGCGGTTGACGGCTTCCTTGGCGGCCATCACGCTGGGCAGTGACATGGCGGCAATGATGGTTGCGGCTTCGATCGCTTCCTGTTCCAGTTTGTCGGCCGGTACGATGCGCGACACCAGGCCGGCGCGTTCGGCTTCCTGCGCATCCATCATGCGGCCGGTCAGCACCATGTCCATCGCTTTGGATTTGGAGATGGCACGCGGCAGGCGTTGAGTGCCGCCCGCGCCGGGAATGACGCCGATCTTGATTTCCGGCTGGCCGAACTTGGCGTTGTCGGCGGCGATGATGAAGTCGCACATCATCGCGAGTTCGCACCCGCCGCCGAGTGCATAGCCGGCGACCGCTGCGATCACCGGCTTGCGCAGGGTGAGAATGGTTTCCCAATTGCGGCCGATAAAGTTGTTACGCACCACATTGATGTAATTCATCGGCTGCATCGCGGCGATATCGGCGCCCGCCGCAAACGCCTTGGCGCTCCCGGTCAGCACGATGCAGCCGATATCATTGTCTTGCTCCATCGCCAGCAAGGCGATGCCGAGCGCATCCATCAGTGCATCGTTCAAGGCGTTCAGCTGTGCGGGACGATTGAGTTGGAGGATGCCTACGCGGCCCTCCTTGCGGGCCAATACCAGGTCTTCTTGCATGACTATCTCTTTCCTATTATGTTGGGCAATCTGTTCGATGCAATGTGTACATTCAATGTGCCGCGGTCACCTGACGGATAAGGCGCGCCAGTTCATCCGGCCTCATGGCGTCAGCCACGCGCTGGCAATAGTGTAACGTTTCAGGAAGGACAGCGATGCCGAGCTGCTCGGCCTGTATGCAGCGCATCAGGGCAAGGCGCTTGTGACCGAAGCGCACCGACCGTTGCAGCAGCGCCTGCATCGCATCGGTATCCTTGCCGTCGGCGACGGCGCGTTTCAGCTGGCGGACGGCTTGACGGCTCATGACTGCGTGTCGTCCTTACATGCTGCGGCGGTATTGGCCGCCGACTTCGAACAATGCGCTGCTGATTTGTCCGAGCGAACAGACCCGCACCGCATCCATCAAGGTGTCGAATACATTGCGGTCTTCGATCACGGCCTGCTGCAGCTTGTGCAGCAAAGCCGGTGCGGCATCGGCATGCCGTGTATGGAAGTCAGCCAGGCGCTTGAGCTGGGACTGCTTCTCGTCGTCGGTGGAGCGCGCCAGTTCCAGCGATTGCGGCGTCGCATCGCCTTTCGGGTTGCGGAAGGTATTGACGCCAATGATGGGCAACGTGCCGTCGTGCTTGAGCTGCTCGTAATACATCGACTCTTCCTGGATCTTGCCGCGCTGATAGCCGGTTTCCATCGCACCCAGCACGCCGCCACGCTCGGCGATGCGCTCGAATTCCTGCAGCACCGCTTCTTCGACCAGGTCGGTGAGTTCTTCGATGATGAACGCGCCCTGGTTCGGGTTCTCGTTTTTGGCGAGTCCCCATTCACGGTTGATGATCAATTGGATGGCGAGCGCACGGCGTACCGATTCGTCGGTCGGCGTGGTGATCGCTTCATCGTAGGCATTGGTGTGCAGCGAATTGCAGTTGTCATAGATCGCGATCAGCGCCTGCAGCGTGGTGCGGATATCGTTGAAGTCGATTTCCTGTGCATGCAACGAACGGCCGGAAGTCTGGATGTGGTATTTGAGTTTTTGCGAGCGCTCATTGGCGCCGTACTTTTCTCGCATCGCGACTGCCCAGATGCGTCGCGCGACGCGGCCCAGCACCGTGTATTCCGGGTCCATGCCGTTGGAAAAGAAGAACGACAGGTTGGGCGCGAAATCGTCGATGTGCATGCCGCGCGCCAGATAGGCTTCGACAAAGGTGAAACCGTTCGACAGCGTAAATGCGAGCTGAGAAACCGGATTGGCCCCTGCTTCTGCGATGTGGTAGCCGGAGATCGATACCGAATAGAAATTGCGCACCTGATGATGGACAAAGTATTCCTGGATATCGCCCATCACCTTGAGCGAAAACTCGGTCGAGAAGATGCAGGTGTTTTGTCCCTGGTCTTCCTTCAGGATGTCGGCCTGCACCGTGCCGCGTACATTCTGCAGCACCCATGCCTTGATCTTGGCGGCTTCGTCGGCGGTCGGCTCGCGCTTGTTGTCGGCGCGGAACTTGTCCATCTGCTGGTCGACCGCGGTATTCATGAACATCGCGAGGATGCTCGGCGCGGGACCATTAATCGTCATCGATACCGAGGTCGAGGGACTGCACAGGTCGAAGCCGTCGTACAGCACCTTCATGTCGTCCAGCGTCGCGATCGACACGCCGGAATTGCCGATCTTGCCGTAGATGTCAGGACGCGGCGCAGGATCCGCGCCATACAGCGTGACCGAATCAAACGCGGTCGACAAGCGCTTGGCGTCCATGCCTTCGGACACCAGCTTGAAACGGCGGTTGGTGCGGAAGGCATCGCCCTCGCCGGCGAACATGCGAGTCGGGTCTTCGCCTTCGCGCTTGAAGGCGAACACGCCGGCGCTGTAGGGGAAGGAGCCTGGCACGTTTTCCAGCATCAGCCAGCGCAGGATTTCGCCATGATCCTGGAATTTCGGCAGCGCCACCTTGCGGATCTTGGTGCCGGACAGCGTGGTCTGCACGAGGCGGGTGCGGATTTCCTTGTCGCGGATCTTGACGACATAATCGTCGCCGGCATAGGCAGCCTGCATGTCGGGCCACATCGCGATCAGTTTCTTCGCTTCGGCATCGAGGCGGGCTTCGCGATCGTCGATCAGGTCGGCGATGTCGGCGCTCTTGCCGGCCGCCTGCATCATGCGCGCCGCTTCCTGCAAATGCTGGCGTTCGCGCGCCAGCGCCACCTGCTTGCCGACATGCTGATGATAGCCGCGCACGGTGTCGGCAATCTCGGCCAGATAACGGCTGCGGGCCGGCGGCACGATCGCATTCTTGCCTGAAGAGAAACGCACCGAGACCGGCGCCAGCTTGCCCGGCTTTGCGTTAAGGCCGAGTTCGGTCAGGGCCGGCAACAGACCCTGATAGAGTGCGGTCACGCCATCGTCATTGAAGCGCGACGCCTGCGTGCCGTAGACCGGCATCTCGTCCGCCTTCTTGCTCCACAGCTCGCGGTTGCGCTGATATTGCTTGGCGACGTCGCGCAATGCATCCTGCGCACCCTTGCGGTCGAACTTGTTGATCGCGACGAAATCGGCAAAGTCGAGCATGTCGATCTTTTCCAGTTGCGAGGCGGCGCCGAATTCCGGCGTCATCACATACATCGACAGGTCGACGTGCGGAACGATCGCGGCATCGCCCTGCCCGATACCGGAAGTTTCGACAATCACCAGATCGAATCCCGCGACCTTGCAGGCAGCGATCACATCGGGCAGCGCCTGTGAAATTTCCGAACCGGCTTCGCGCGTGGCGAGCGAACGCATGAACACGCGCGACTGGCCGTTCCAGGGATTGATCGCATTCATGCGGATACGGTCGCCCAGCAAGGCGCCGCCGGATTTGCGGCGCGAGGGATCGATCGATACCACGGCGATATTGAGCGCGTCGTCCTGATCGAGCCGGATGCGGCGGATCAGTTCGTCGGTCAGCGAGGACTTGCCCGCGCCGCCGGTACCGGTGATGCCGAACACCGGCGTCTTGATCACGTCGGCGGCCTTGTGCAGTTCCGACTTGAGCGCGGGCGCAAGCTTGTCGTTTTCCAGCGCGGTGACCAGTTGCGCGAGCGGGCGCTGGCGTTCAAGGATATCGCCTTGCATCAGCACGTCGAGCGTGGTCGGCGTATAGCCGGACAGATCGACATCGCAAGCCTGGATCATCGACAGGATCATGCCGACGAGACCGAGACGCTGCCCGTCTTCCGGCGAGAAGATGCGCGCCACGCCATACGCATGCAGGTCCGCGATCTCGGACGGCACGATCACGCCGCCGCCGCCGCCGAACACCTTGATGTGCGCGCCACCGCGTTCCTTCAGCAGGTCGATCATGTACTTGAAGTATTCGACGTGGCCGCCCTGATAGCTCGAAATCGCAATGCCCTGCGCGTCTTCCTGCAACGCGGCAGTCACGATTTCATCGACCGAGCGGTTATGCCCGAGATGGATCACTTCGGCGCCATTGGCCATGAGGATGCGCCGCATGATGTTGATCGAGGCATCGTGCCCGTCGAACAGCGAGGCGGCGGTGACGAAACGTACCTTGTTGGCCGGTTTGTATTCGGTCAGTTTTTGCGCAATGGAAAGGTCGGTCATGATCAGCCTTTGGCTACGGATGGGGTGGCAGGATGGGGCGTTGTATGGATGGAGTATAGAAAGCATGGCGACGGCTTGCCATGCCGGAAAGCGTCAAACTGGCTGCAAGGATTTGCCAGTTTGACGCAACCGACTTGTCTTGATGTCAAGTCAGGTCTTCTTCCCAGAATTCATATTGGCCGCGCGTCTGGCCGGATTGCTCCTGTTCCTGCTTGCGCAGTTCGACGCGACGGATCTTGCCGGAAATGGTTTTCGGAAGATCGCTGAACTCGATGCGGCGAATCCGCTTGTACGGTGCCAGTTTCTCGCGCGCAAACTCGAAGATCGAAATCGCCAGTTCGCGGCTGGGCTTGTGCCCTTCGCGCAGGCTGATAAACGCCTTCGGCACGGACAGGCGCAAGGCATCGGGACTAGGCACGATCGCCGCTTCCAGCACTGCCTCATGTTCGATCAATACGCTTTCCAGCTCGAATGGGCTGATCCGGTAATCGGACGACTTGAAGACATCGTCATTGCGGCCGACGTAAAAGTAGTAACCGTCGGCATCGCGGGTCGCGGTATCGCCGGTGTGGTAATACCCGTCGCGCATGACTTCGGCGGTCTTTTTGGCATCGCCTTCGTAGGCCAGCATCAGGCCCAGCGGGGGCGGCGCGGTAACGATGGAGATTTCGCCTTCGTCGGCCGGCGCATCGTTGTGATCGAGCAAGGCGATCCGGTAACCGGGCAGCGGCCGGCCCATCGATCCCGGCTTCAATAACTGCCCTGGCGTATTGCCGATCTGGGCCGTGGTCTCGGACTGGCCGAAACCGTCGCGTATGCGTATGCCCCAGGCGCGTTCCACCTGCTCGATCACTTCCGGATTGAGCGGCTCGCCGGCACCGACCAGTTCGCGCAACGGCACCTTGAATGCGGCCAGATTTTCCTGGATCATCATGCGCCACACGGTCGGCGGCGCGCACAACGACGTGACGCCGCAACGCGTGATGACGTCGAGCGACTGCTTTGCACTAAAGCGCGCATAGTTGTAGACGAAGATCGTCGCACCGGCATTCCATGGGGCAAAGAAGCAGCTCCATGCATGCTTGGCCCAGCCCGGCGAGCTGATATTCCAATGCACGTCGCCCTGCTTGAGGCCGATCCAGTACATGGTCGACAAATGCCCCACCGGATAGCTTTGATGGCTGTGCAAGACCAGCTTGGGTTTGGAGGTGGTGCCGGAGGTAAAGTACAGCAGCAGCGGATCGCTGGCCGGCGTGACGCCGTCCGGGACGAAATCGCTGCCGGCGGCGCTGCTGTCATCGAAGTCGTGCCAGCCCTCGGCCTTGCCGCCGACGCTGATCCGGGTGTAGTCGCCGGCCAGCGTTGCGAACTTCGCCGTTTCGGATGCCTGCGCGATCACATGGCGCACCGCGCCGCGTTCCAGCCGGTCGGCCAGGTCTTCGGTCGATACCAGCATCGTGGTCGGCACCATGACTGCGCCGAGCTTGATACCGGCAAGCATCACTTCCCATAATTCGACCCGGTTCGGCAGCATCAGCAGCAGGCGGTCACCGCGTCCGACACCCAGGCCGCGCAAATAGTTGGCGACGCGGTTGGAGCGTTCGGCCATCTCGGCAAATGAGATTTTCTGTTCGCTGCCGTTTTCATCGACCACCCACAGCGCCGGCGCCTGGTTGCCGCGCGCCTGCACATCGAAAAAGTCCAGCGCCCAGTTGAAATTGTCCAGTACCGGCGGACGGTAATCACGGTAAGCAGTGTTGTAATCTTCGCGATGGCGTTGCAGGAAATCGCGCGCTTCAAAAAAAGCCTGTGTGGCGTTCATGGTTTCACCTTGTCTCGGAGATGAAGGATGATGGCGTGAAGATCAGTATGCGACGTTCTTTGACAGCTGATCTTGTTGTTGTCGGCATTGCCGGCACGGCGTTGCGCCGCGCCGGCCGATTTTGAGTATAGGCACGCGGAGGCACTGCAGCCATGTCAAAAAACGCCAATATTGCTGCAAATATTTGCCACTTTTTGCCTTCCCTCCACAAGGTACAAAGCCTTCCGCGCTAAAATCTGTCTCCATGGCATCTCTCACTGCACCTTGACGCGCATGGAAAAAGGCAGCATCTCGATCTATTTCGTTCATTCCGCGCTCGAACCCATCGTCGAACGCGGATTGGATGCGCAAGCCGTCCTGCGGCAGGCCGGCATCTCGCCCGCCCTGCTCAACAGCGCGCA is drawn from Noviherbaspirillum saxi and contains these coding sequences:
- a CDS encoding nitroreductase, encoding MSEADAVSRLQTASELIAGRRSVRAFHSTPVEKSTVTSILDMAGRAPSGSNTQPWKVYVATGETQRRVIDALVAAFNAPDAAERYAEEYPYYPRQWMPPYIDRRRKIGWDLYTLLGIGKADKARMHAQHRRNVEFFGAPVSLFFTIDRVMEQGSWLDYGMFLQNVMLAARAHGLETCPQAAINPFHTVLRELLQWPDNETMVCSMSLGYENVDSVESRLVTERAPVEEFVKFVD
- a CDS encoding enoyl-CoA hydratase — its product is MQEDLVLARKEGRVGILQLNRPAQLNALNDALMDALGIALLAMEQDNDIGCIVLTGSAKAFAAGADIAAMQPMNYINVVRNNFIGRNWETILTLRKPVIAAVAGYALGGGCELAMMCDFIIAADNAKFGQPEIKIGVIPGAGGTQRLPRAISKSKAMDMVLTGRMMDAQEAERAGLVSRIVPADKLEQEAIEAATIIAAMSLPSVMAAKEAVNRAYESTLNEGVLFERRTFHALFGTLDQKEGMTAFLEKRKPDFKHE
- the icmF gene encoding fused isobutyryl-CoA mutase/GTPase IcmF — its product is MTDLSIAQKLTEYKPANKVRFVTAASLFDGHDASINIMRRILMANGAEVIHLGHNRSVDEIVTAALQEDAQGIAISSYQGGHVEYFKYMIDLLKERGGAHIKVFGGGGGVIVPSEIADLHAYGVARIFSPEDGQRLGLVGMILSMIQACDVDLSGYTPTTLDVLMQGDILERQRPLAQLVTALENDKLAPALKSELHKAADVIKTPVFGITGTGGAGKSSLTDELIRRIRLDQDDALNIAVVSIDPSRRKSGGALLGDRIRMNAINPWNGQSRVFMRSLATREAGSEISQALPDVIAACKVAGFDLVIVETSGIGQGDAAIVPHVDLSMYVMTPEFGAASQLEKIDMLDFADFVAINKFDRKGAQDALRDVAKQYQRNRELWSKKADEMPVYGTQASRFNDDGVTALYQGLLPALTELGLNAKPGKLAPVSVRFSSGKNAIVPPARSRYLAEIADTVRGYHQHVGKQVALARERQHLQEAARMMQAAGKSADIADLIDDREARLDAEAKKLIAMWPDMQAAYAGDDYVVKIRDKEIRTRLVQTTLSGTKIRKVALPKFQDHGEILRWLMLENVPGSFPYSAGVFAFKREGEDPTRMFAGEGDAFRTNRRFKLVSEGMDAKRLSTAFDSVTLYGADPAPRPDIYGKIGNSGVSIATLDDMKVLYDGFDLCSPSTSVSMTINGPAPSILAMFMNTAVDQQMDKFRADNKREPTADEAAKIKAWVLQNVRGTVQADILKEDQGQNTCIFSTEFSLKVMGDIQEYFVHHQVRNFYSVSISGYHIAEAGANPVSQLAFTLSNGFTFVEAYLARGMHIDDFAPNLSFFFSNGMDPEYTVLGRVARRIWAVAMREKYGANERSQKLKYHIQTSGRSLHAQEIDFNDIRTTLQALIAIYDNCNSLHTNAYDEAITTPTDESVRRALAIQLIINREWGLAKNENPNQGAFIIEELTDLVEEAVLQEFERIAERGGVLGAMETGYQRGKIQEESMYYEQLKHDGTLPIIGVNTFRNPKGDATPQSLELARSTDDEKQSQLKRLADFHTRHADAAPALLHKLQQAVIEDRNVFDTLMDAVRVCSLGQISSALFEVGGQYRRSM
- a CDS encoding AMP-binding protein, whose translation is MNATQAFFEARDFLQRHREDYNTAYRDYRPPVLDNFNWALDFFDVQARGNQAPALWVVDENGSEQKISFAEMAERSNRVANYLRGLGVGRGDRLLLMLPNRVELWEVMLAGIKLGAVMVPTTMLVSTEDLADRLERGAVRHVIAQASETAKFATLAGDYTRISVGGKAEGWHDFDDSSAAGSDFVPDGVTPASDPLLLYFTSGTTSKPKLVLHSHQSYPVGHLSTMYWIGLKQGDVHWNISSPGWAKHAWSCFFAPWNAGATIFVYNYARFSAKQSLDVITRCGVTSLCAPPTVWRMMIQENLAAFKVPLRELVGAGEPLNPEVIEQVERAWGIRIRDGFGQSETTAQIGNTPGQLLKPGSMGRPLPGYRIALLDHNDAPADEGEISIVTAPPPLGLMLAYEGDAKKTAEVMRDGYYHTGDTATRDADGYYFYVGRNDDVFKSSDYRISPFELESVLIEHEAVLEAAIVPSPDALRLSVPKAFISLREGHKPSRELAISIFEFAREKLAPYKRIRRIEFSDLPKTISGKIRRVELRKQEQEQSGQTRGQYEFWEEDLT